The uncultured Cohaesibacter sp. genome window below encodes:
- the dusA gene encoding tRNA dihydrouridine(20/20a) synthase DusA — MKEQYKSMTKVFSVAPMMEWTDRHCRYFHRLLSQKALLYTEMVTAQAVIHGDRDHLLGFNAEEHPVAQQLGGSDPDDLAEATRICADYGYDEINLNVGCPSDRVQSGRFGACLMAEPDLVARCVEAMKNVTDVPITVKCRIGIDEQNEEEALDLLVDQVLAAGCDGLTVHARKAWLQGLSPKENRDIPPLNYDRVYRLKQRLPNVHIAINGGIKTIEESLVHLQHVDGVMLGRAAYQTPALLADVDSQVFGLGEPVDPFAAAEAMIPYIDAHVVRGGRVSQVTRHMIGLFQGRPGAKRWRQILTVEAVKPGASSALVHEALAVLR; from the coding sequence ATGAAAGAACAATATAAATCAATGACCAAGGTGTTCTCTGTTGCGCCCATGATGGAGTGGACGGATCGGCATTGCCGGTACTTTCATCGGCTGCTCTCGCAGAAGGCGTTGCTCTATACGGAGATGGTGACGGCGCAGGCGGTCATTCATGGCGATCGGGATCATCTGCTTGGGTTCAATGCCGAGGAGCATCCGGTTGCACAGCAGTTGGGCGGATCTGACCCGGATGATCTTGCGGAGGCGACGCGCATCTGCGCCGATTATGGCTATGATGAGATCAATCTCAATGTCGGCTGTCCGTCAGACCGGGTGCAGTCCGGCCGCTTCGGGGCTTGCCTCATGGCGGAACCGGATCTTGTTGCCCGCTGTGTCGAGGCGATGAAAAACGTGACCGACGTGCCAATCACGGTCAAATGCCGGATCGGCATAGATGAGCAGAATGAAGAGGAAGCGCTCGACCTTTTGGTCGATCAGGTTCTGGCTGCGGGATGCGACGGGCTCACCGTTCACGCACGCAAGGCTTGGCTGCAGGGGTTGAGCCCGAAGGAAAACAGGGACATTCCGCCGCTCAACTATGACCGTGTCTATCGTCTGAAACAGCGCTTGCCCAATGTCCACATCGCCATCAATGGCGGTATCAAGACCATTGAGGAGAGCCTCGTCCATCTGCAGCATGTCGATGGGGTGATGCTGGGCCGCGCGGCCTATCAGACCCCGGCCTTGCTTGCCGATGTCGACTCACAGGTCTTCGGGCTTGGAGAGCCAGTTGATCCGTTTGCTGCCGCCGAGGCTATGATCCCGTATATCGATGCCCATGTGGTGCGGGGAGGGCGCGTCAGTCAGGTGACACGGCATATGATTGGCCTGTTTCAGGGGCGCCCGGGGGCCAAGCGCTGGCGTCAGATCCTGACTGTGGAAGCTGTCAAGCCGGGAGCGAGCTCGGCTCTGGTGCATGAAGCCCTTGCCGTCTTGCGGTGA
- a CDS encoding TIGR02281 family clan AA aspartic protease — protein sequence MLYVLLGIVVTSVAVLMVNHQSGELFGYPIEAVGSIALLSTLLLFLLSQRGGGRRSAPLQSLKYFLVWAGIGFVIVLGYSFKDTGRMLFERVAGELVPGAAVVTNSGEVFFRRAADGHFQVRADIDGTTVPMLLDSGASAVVLTRSDAEAIGIDTSNLAYLSPVNTANGQAFTAPITLSRISVGGIEARNVSAMVAQEGALRESLLGMTYLNRLGSWSVAGDRLTLTP from the coding sequence ATGCTCTATGTCTTGCTAGGAATTGTCGTCACTTCGGTTGCCGTGCTGATGGTCAACCATCAGTCTGGTGAACTGTTTGGCTATCCGATAGAAGCTGTTGGCAGCATAGCGCTGCTTTCCACGTTGCTGCTGTTTCTGCTCTCCCAACGCGGCGGCGGACGCCGATCTGCCCCCTTGCAGTCACTCAAATACTTCCTTGTCTGGGCAGGCATCGGCTTCGTCATCGTGCTTGGCTACAGCTTCAAGGATACCGGGCGGATGCTGTTCGAACGGGTGGCCGGCGAGCTTGTTCCGGGTGCGGCGGTTGTCACCAACAGCGGCGAAGTCTTCTTCCGGCGAGCAGCAGACGGGCATTTTCAGGTTAGGGCTGACATTGACGGCACCACGGTGCCCATGTTGCTAGACAGCGGCGCGAGCGCGGTGGTCCTGACCCGTTCCGATGCGGAAGCCATAGGCATCGACACCTCAAACCTGGCCTATCTGTCGCCGGTGAACACGGCCAATGGACAGGCGTTTACAGCCCCCATCACTCTCTCTCGTATTTCGGTTGGTGGAATCGAGGCCCGCAATGTCAGCGCCATGGTGGCACAGGAAGGCGCTCTGAGGGAGAGCCTTCTGGGCATGACCTATCTGAACCGGCTTGGCAGTTGGTCCGTGGCAGGAGATCGCCTGACGCTGACGCCGTGA